Genomic DNA from Actinomycetota bacterium:
CGAGAAGTTCGACTGGCGCAAGGGCTTCAAGTTCTCGACCTACGCCACGTGGTGGATCCGCCAGGCGATCACGCGCGCCATCGCCGACACCGCCCGGACGATCCGAATCCCGGTCCACATGGTGGAGGCCGTCCAGAAGGTGCGAAAGATCCAGGAGGAGCTGCTGGACAAGCTCGGCCGGGAGCCGACCGTGGAGGAGATCGCCGAGGAAGCGGCCTTCACCCCGGACAAGGTCCACGAAATCTTCCGGATCATGCCGGAGCCTGTGTCCCTCGAGACGCCCGTGGGCGAAGACGAGGAGACCGAGCTGCTGCACTTCATCGAGGACGTGTCCGCGGAGGCCCCCAGCGAGACGGCTCTGCAGTCGATGCTGCAGGAGGACCTGCGCTCGGTGCTGGACACGCTTTCGGACCGCGAGCGCCGCGTGCTGGAACTGCGCTTCGGACTCGCCGACGGACGTCCCCGGACCCTTGAGGAGATCGGCAAGGAGTTCAACCTCACCCGGGAGCGGATCCGCCAAATCGAGGCGAAGGCGCTGGCGAAGCTGCGTCACCCGAGCGCCCCGGCCAAGCTCAAGGAATACGCCTAGAACTGCAGGAGCGGCGGCAGCACCGCGCTGCCGCCGCTCCCAACGCCCGCTAGGACACCTTCACCGTCCCCGTCATCGCCGGGTGGATGAGGCAGATGTAGTTGTAGGTCCCCGCCTTGGTGAAGGTCACGCTGTAGCTGAAGATGTTCGGCGGGAAGCTCAGGAACAGCCCCGACGACTTCGTCTCCTCGCCGTCGAAGGCTCCCGCGTCGACGTTCTTTGCGGGCGGAAGCTGCTCCGACCCGCCCGGCGGCGTTGGCATGTCGTGCTGCCCGTGGTCGCCGGCCTGGGCCGCCTGAACTTCTCTGGGCTGGCCGGGACCTGCCGCGGGGGCGAACTGTGCGGCTTCGACGTGGAAGCCCCCGTCATCGCCCTTGTCCAGGAAGAACCCCTTGAACTTGGAGTTGAAGGTGATCGTGTGGGGGCCGATGATCGTCCACGTCACCTTCTGTCCGGCCTTCGTCTCAATGGTCTTGGGCAAAAACTCCAGGGCCTGGGCGGTCCCGCCGCTTGCCACGCCGAACCCAGCCACATTCCCTAGCGGTCCCTTGCCGGTGCGGGCCTGCTTGTACGGCTCGAGCAGGGGCGCGTAGGCCTTGTCCAGCTCCTCCTTGGCCTTTCGGTCAACATCTTCCTGGGAGGGGATCTCGGCGTCCTTCGCGACGACGTTGATCTCGCCGGTCATGGCCTCGACATGCAGGTTGCAGTAGTACCGGTAGGCCCCGGGAGCGATGTCGTCGGCCAGCTGCATCCGAAACTCCTCCTGGTCGCGATTGAGGAACCCGCTGTTGTAGTAGGCCTGCTTGCCGTTAAAGGCCGGCTGTTCGGTCTCCGGACACGCCTTGGAGGCGTCGGCCGGCAGAGCCCCGGACTCGATATAGCACGGGTTGACCGCAATCTGGTTGGCGTCACCGGGACCCTCGGGGAGCATCACCGGGAACGCCTTGAACTTCTTCTCCAGGTCCGGGGAAGCCTCCTGGCCGGCCGGCGCCTTCGCCGCTTCATCGAGCACCGGCTGCACGAGCGTGCCCAGAGTCACGGTGTGCGGCTCCCCGTTGAAGTTGTTCTTAAAGCGGACCGTGTCCCCCTGGCGGACCGTCACCTGCTTGGGGAAGTAGGCCAGGACGCTTCCCCGGAACTCCTTCGTCGAGCCGTCCACCAGGACCGTCCTGGTCTCGGCCCCCGCGCCCTGCTCCTCGTCGGCCTGCTCGCCTTCCGGCGACTGACACGCGCTCGCGCCGAGGGCGAGCACGAGCGCGACGTTCACCAGCTTCCTCATCGGTCTCCTTTCCCATGCGGGCGGGACAACCGCTGCATCATCAGGGCCACCCCGGGCCCGGCGCAAGCCCCTCATCCGGCCCGCCGGAGTACACGCAGGGCGTTGGAGCCCAGGATCTTCACGCAGTCCTCGGCGGGGATCCCCCTGCGCAGCATCGCGTCGGTCAGCAGCATCAGGTCCGCCGCGCCCCTGCGCATCTCGCGGGGGATGGTGATCGAGCCGTCGAAGTCGGTCCCGATCGAGACGTGGTCCGGACCCACGACGGCCGCCGCGGCCTCAACGTGGTCCACGACGTCCTCGACGCTGCCGGACAACGAGCCCCGCAGGAACGCGGGGAAGAAGATGATCCCGATGACGCCGTCTCGCTCGGCGATCGCCATCGCCTGCTCGTCGGAGACGTTGCGCCACAGCGGGTGCGCTCCGGCGATCCCCGTGTGCGAGACCATCACCGGCCCGTCGTGGATCTCCAGCGCCTCGTCGAAGCCGCGCCGGTTCATGTGGGCGAGGTCCAGCACGAGACCGTTGGAGCCCACCGCCTCCACCAGCGCGCGTCCGTACCTGGTGAGCGGCTTCGAGGCCCCGCTGGGCGACGACGACGGCGTGCAGGCGACGTTCGGCAGAAGGTGCGCCGGTCCGACCATCCTCAGGCCGAGTGACCTCCAGACCGGCAGGACGGACAGGTCGAATCCCACGAGGTGCGCTCCCTCGATGGCGAACACGGCCCGAAGCTCGCCCTGCGACTTGGCCTGCAGCGGGTCCTCGTCTGTCCCCAGGACACGGGTGCGGCCGTCGCGCGCCATGGCCGCGTGGGCGGCCAGCATCATCTGCTCCGCCACCCCCGGCCCGTCAACAGCGTTGACCACGGGAGCCGGGATGCCCAGGGTCACCACGGCTACCCCTCCTTCGCGCAGCCGGGGAAAGTCGGTATGCCCCATGCCCGGAGACGACGGCAGGGGGTTGCCGCGGTGGCGACGGGACAGGTCCGCGCGCAGCCAGCGCCACTGAAGGATCGCGTCGCAGTGAAGGTCCACGACCGGCGCCGCCGCATGGACCTCGGCCGCCTCCCTGGACACACCCGGGGGGCCGGGCGTGCCGGAGTGGACCTCAGTCCCCGGTCGCCTCGCCGCGCCACCCACGGCCCAGAGTGTGACGCGCGGTTAGGCTGAACCGCATGTCCGACGACCTGGCGCAGCTCGTCCGCGAGCACGTGGACCCCGACGAGGTGGTGGAGATCTGCCGCGACCTCGTCCGGGCTCAAAGCGAAAACCCGCCGGGCGACGAGCGCGAGGTCGCCGCCGCCGCCGAGTCGTGGCTTGACCGGCTCGGCCTGCCGCACGAGCGGGTGGAGCCGGAGCCGGGGCGCGTAAACGTCCTCAGCCGGTGGGGCGACGGCGACGGTCCGGTGCTGGCGTTCAACGGCCACTACGACGTCGTCCCCGCGACCGATGCCGACCGCTGGCCGCATCCACCGTTCTCGGGCGCCATCCAGGAGGGAAAGCTTTACGGACGCGGCTCCAGCGACATGAAGGCCGGCATTGCGGCATGCCTCGCCTCGGTTTCCGCTCTCAAGCGGGCGGGCGTCACCCCCCGCGGCAAGCTGCTGATCCACCTGGTTGCCGACGAGGAGGCGCTCGGCGTCCACGGCACGAAGTACCTGGTGGACGAAGGCCTGTGCGACGGGATCGACGAGTGCGTGGTCGGCGAGCCAACTTCGCTTCACCTGGTGACGTCCGAGCGCGGTGCGCTGTGGCTGCGGATCCGCACGCAAGGGGTTTCCGCCCACGGCTCGACCCCCCAGCTGGGCGTGAACGCGATCGGGCACATGGCGCGCGTCGTGCAGGCGGTGTCGCAGATGAGGTTCCGCAAGCTGCATCCCGTCCTCGGTGCCCCGACGGTCAACGTCGGGACGATCGCCGGCGGCGCGAAGGTCAACTCCGTCGCCGACAGCTGCGTCATCGAGATCGACCGCCGCACGCTGCCCGGCGAGGAGCTTGAGGAGGTCGTCGCAGAGTTTGAGTCCGCACTGGACCCGCTCAGGCAGGCCGACCCCGAGCTGCGGGCCAGCGTCGAGGTCCACAACTGGGCCGAGGCCTGCGAGACCCCGGACGGCACGTCCATGGTCGGGCTGCTCGCGCAGGCAAGGGACGCCTTTGGCGCCGAGGGGGCCGAGCTCGGCTATTCCGGCGCGACCGACGCCAGGTTCCTGATCAACCAGGCGAAGATCCCGACGGTCATCTTCGGGCCGGGCGACATCATGCTGGCGCACACAACCGGCGAGCACGTAAAGCTGGACGAGCTCGCTATGGGCGCCCGTGTGTACGCGCACGCCTTCGCCCGATTCCTGGGGGTGTCATGACTCGCGGCCGCGAGGCTCGCCTGCAAGTAGCCGCGGCGGCGCTGGTTGTCCTGGTCGCCGGCGGCGTGGCCGGGTGCTCCGACCGGCGGGGACGCAGTCGTGAGGACGCCAAGTCGTCGTCCACGGCGGCCGCCGGAGCAACGGAACTTCCGCTGGGAGGCGGGGCCTCCCCGGACGGAGCCGGTGCCGCTGGGGACGGGTCCGGTCCGGGATCCGGCGGCGGCGCCCAGCCGGGGGCCACCGCACAGCCCGGAGGCGCGGGAGGCGGCGCCGCAGGAGGCGGGACCTCGGGAGGCACCGGCGGTGAGCCGGTCCCGGGAGCCGCACCCGGCGACCCGCGTTCGCAGCCGGTCTCCAACTGCACCGACCGCACGTCGCAACGGGCGGCCGAGCTCGTGCTGCTGGACAAGCGCTACGAGCCCACGTGCGTCAAGGTCCACATCAAGCAGCCGCTGGCCGTGGCCAACAAGGGACGGCTCACCCACAACATCTCGATACAGGGCGCCATGGACGTGGACATCGACGCCGGACAGGAGACAGTGACCGACCCGGTCGAGGCTTTCGTCCCGAAGGGGACATACACGTTCCAGTGCAAGTTCCACCGCATCGATGGGATGCAGGGCCAGCTCCAGGTGGTGGATTGATCCGAGCGACGAGGCTGTCCGCGGCCGTCGCACTGGTGCTGTCGCTGCAGCCCCCGCCGGCGTCGGCGGCCCCCGGGATCGTGCTGGGCTGGACCACCGCGTCGACGTCCAGCGCACGCACGCTTGCTTCAAGCGCCCCGGGTCTGAACACGCTCTCCCCCACCTGGTGGCACCTGAAATCGGACGGGACCGTCTCCGGGACCGGCGACCGTGCGTTGTCCGACTGGGCGCACTCGCGCGGGATGAAGGTGTGGCCTCTGTTCGGCAACGGCACCAACCCCGACGCGTCGCACCGCGCCATTACCGACGAGGGCATCCGCGGGCGGATGATCGCGCGCGTCGGTGAGCTGGCGACGGCCGCCGGAGCCGACGGCGTCAACATCGACTGGGAGAACCTCCACACCGCAGACAGGGACGCTTTTGCCGCCTTCGTCCGGGAGGCCTCAGCCGCCTGGCGCTCGCGGGGGCTGACCGTGTCGGTGGACGTCACGCCGCTGTCCGACACGTGGGAGATGGGCAACTGGACGGCCGCCTACGACCGCGCCGCTCTGGGCGAAGCGGTCGACTACGTCGTGCTCATGGCCTACGACCAGCACAACCGCTTGAAGCCCAACGGTCCCACCGCCGCGCTTCCGTGGGTGGAGGACTCGGTCCGCTACCTGCTCCGAAGCGTCCCGGCCCCCAAGGTGATCCTCGGCGTCCCCTTCTACTCGCGCGACTGGACCGACTCGGCCCCCCCGGAGGTCGTGTTCATGAAGAACGCCCCCGAGCGCCTGCGTTCGCGCGGGGCGACATCCACATGGGACGCGCAGCTGGGACTGACCTATGCGACGTACGTCCGCAACGGGGCCGAGCACAGGATCTGGGTGGAGGACGAGCGGTCGCTCGCACTGAAGGCGGCCCTGGTGGACAAGTACTCCCTGGCCGGCCTGGCTGCATGGAGGCTGGGGTTCGAGACCCCGTCGGCCTGGCGGGCGGTCACGGGCGCGGCACCCCCATCAAGGCCGGCGGCGCAGGTCGCGCGGACCCCTGCTCCCACGCCTGTGCCCTCGCCTTCCCCGAGTCCCCCGACTCCCCTGCCGCTGCCACCCCTGCCGACGCTGGGCCCAGTCACGCGCGCAGCCGGTCCGGCACCGAAGGAGCAGGCGGACAGGACGGCCGTGACCGCCCTGGCGGCGGTATCGCTGCTTCTAGGGCTGGGGGCCGTCGGTCATTCCGCCCGCCGCCAGCGGCGCTCCCGACGTCGCGGCTGAGACGACACGGAACTCAGCCCGCGAACTTGTACCCGACGTTGCGGACGGTCTGGATCACGTTGGCGTGCTCCCCCAGCTTCGAGCGCAAGCGTCGGACGTGCACATCGACGGTTCGCGTCCCGCCGAAGTAGTCGTAGCCCCACACCCGGGACAAAAGCGCCTGCCTGGTGAACACCCTTGCGCGGTGGGTGGCCAGGAACTTGAGCAGTTCGTACTCCATGTACGTGAGGTTCACCGGGCGCCCCTCGACGTGCACCTGGTAGGTCGCGAGGTTGACGGTCAGGGGGCCGAACGTCAGGACGTCGGTCTGCTGTCCCTGGCTGGACCTCCACAGAAGGTGACGAAGGCGGGCGTCCAGCTCGGCCAGCTGGTACGGGATCACGAGAAAGTCATCAAAGGCGCCCTCACGCAAAAACAGCTCCCGCAGATGCTCCAGCCGGACGAGCAGAAGAAGCGGGACCGACCGCATCGTCTCTTCTTTGCCGAGGACCTGGCAGAACGAAAGCGCACCCGCGGCGTCGTTTCCGGTGGACACGCAGACCAGGTCCACCCGGGAGCCGGGCGGCCCATCGGTCAGGGTTGCGCTCTCGGTGGTCAGGCCTAGCAGCTCGAGGTCTCGCGCGACGCCGCTGACGGAGTCGGGGTCGGCGGCGTAGAGAGTGCAGATCTTCACAGCATCGGCAGGTAGCGCTGGAGCTCAAAGGGCGTGACGTAGGCCTTGTACTCCTCCCACTCGTCGCGCTTGTTTCGCAGAAACCACTCGAAGACGTGCTCCCCCAAGGCCTCGGCCATGAGCTCCGAACGCTCCATCAGCTCCAGGGCGTCCTCCAGCGTGTCGGGCAGGGCCTTGATCCCCAGCGCCCGGCGCTCCTCGGGGGCGAGCGAATAGATGTCGTCCTGTGCTTCGGGGGGCAGCTCGTAGTTCTCCTCGATGCCCTTGAGCCCGGCCGCCAGGACCACAGCGAAGTACAGGTACGGGTTGCAGGCAGGATCCGGGGCCCGGTACTCGATGCGCGTGGACTGCTCCTTGTGCGGCTTGGCCATCGGGACGCGAACCAGAGCCGAGCGGTTGCGCCGTCCCCAGACGACGAACACGGGTGCCTCGTATCCCGGAATCAGGCGCTTGTAGGAGTTGACCCACTGGTTGGTGACGGCGGTCATCTCGCGCGCGTGAGTGAGAATTCCGGCGGTAAACGACTTGGCCACCTTCGACAGGTGGTAGTCGTCGGTGGCGTCAAAGAACGCGTTGCGGTCGCCCTCGAACAGCGACAGGTGGGTGTGCATGCCCGACCCCCACTGTCCCTGGATCGGCTTGGGCATGAACGTGGCGTAGATCCCGTGCTCCTGCGCCACCTGCTTGACCACCAGACGGAAGGTCATGATGTTGTCGGCCATCGTCAGCGCGTCGGCGAACCTCAGGTCGATCTCGTGCTGCGAAGACGCCACCTCGTGGTGCGAGGTGTGCACTGAGATGCCCAGCTGCTCGGAGTAGTGGATCGCTCGGCGGCGAAACTCCGAGCCGATGTCCTGGGGGGTCAGGTCGAAGTAGGTCCCCTGGTCCAGGGGGTCGGGCTGCTCGGAGTTGGAGAACAGGAAGAACTCCATCTCCGGACCGCAGTAGAAGGTGAAACCCATCTCCCGCGCCTTGCCCAGCACCCGCCGCAGCACCCAGCGGGGGTCGCCTTCAAACGGCGTGCCGTCGGGGCTGGCGATGTCGCAGTACATCCTGGCCACGCCCTGGCTCTCGGGGCGCCAGGGCAAAATCTGGAACGTAGTGGGGTCGGGACAGGCGATCATGTCGGCCTCCTGCACCCGCGCCATCCCCTGGATGGCGGAGCCGTCAAAGCCGACCCCCTCCTCGAAGGCTCCCTCCAGCTCCTCGGTGGGGATCGAGAACGACTTCAGGAACCCCAGGACGTCGGTAAACCACAGCCGGACAAAGCGAACGTCGCGCTCCTCCACCTGCCGGAGCACATAGGCCTTCTGCTTTTCGTCCACGCCGATCACCCCCTCACCCTGCACGAGCAAGGTTACATCCGGGTTACGACGCCCTGACCTGGGCTGATGCACCAAGAAAATAGTTAGACAGAATTCGGCATGTCCCCCGTTTACTTCTTTGAGAGCCGGTGAAGGACGGTACTCACCTCTTCAGGGGCCGTGGGGGCACGGCTGGGGCAGCCTGAGGCACGGAGATCCTTCACTGGGAAAACCGCATGCGGGTTGGGGGTATCGATATGAAGGCACGGTTGAGCGCGGTTCTGGCATGTCTGCTTGGTTTCGGCTTGGTGGTCCCGGCGCAGTCGGCCGTGGGTTCTTCGGTTTCGGTGGACCGACTGGCGGCTGAGGCTCCGGACTGGTTCACCCGCGACTTCGCAATCCGGACGGCCGCGGCCGGTCCGGCCGGGGTACCTCTTCCGGCGGAGGCGAAGGTTCCGGCCTCCTCACTGGCGTTCGTAGGCATCCGTCCCGGACAGCAGATCATCATCAGCAACAACGCGGACCTGACGCAGGCCGACTACTTCTCCCTGTGCACGTCGAACTTCGTGTTCACCAACGGCGGCACCACCACCAGCATCCTCGGCACCTCCGCCGGCACGAGCACCAAGGGCGGCGGGGACAAGACCACCACCGCTGCCAAGGGCGGCGGGGGCAAGCCGGGCGGCTCCACCTCCGGCAGCTCGACCTACTCGATCGGGACGGCCGGTCACTGCGGCACCGTCGGGGAGAAGGTCTTCATGATCTTCGCGCCCCTGGGCGTGGTGTACATCGGCGACATCGTTAAGAGCACCTACTCCGAGAGCAGGCTCGCACCGGACTTCGCGCTGATCTCGATCCGTCCGGAGCTCAACAGCTACGTGAGCCCCTCGATGGCTCATGTGGGCGGTCCGACCGGCGCCTACACCGGCAACGCGATCGTCCCCGTGCTGCACAGCGGCCACGGGCTCGGCATCGGCACCGGCGGCACCCCGAGGGCAGGCGTGGCCTACCAGTGGGGCGAGGAGTGGAGGTTCGAGGGCGTCATCAACAAGGGCGATTCCGGATCGGGCGCCGTCGTCGCCGGGGGCCTGGCGGCCGGGAACATCACCCACATCGCCATCGACGCCCGCGACACCATCCCCGCGTGGATGGGCGGGACGTCGATCACGACGATTCTGCAACTCGTCGGAGGGCTGCAGTTGGCGACCTGCTCGTCGCCGGCACCTTGGCCGGCCCCGGGCTGCCCGCCTCTGTAAACCAGTAGGTTCCCGCTCCGGCGGGACGCAAAGTCAAGGCCCCGGCGCGCTTCGCGCGCCGGGGCCTTTCTTTGTGCGTGATCAGGTCCCGAATGACTCCGTCCACTGCTTGGTGTCGGTGTACTGCTGGAACCCGACGATCTTGTCGCCGCGCAGCCTCCACACGTGGGCGAACTGGGCGTCCACCGGGGCGCCCGTCGCGTTCACCTTGCCCGTGTAGCGACCTTCGACGACAACGGTGTCGCCGGCGTCGATGATCTGCTTAGGAATGACCGCGAAGCCATCCACGTCAGAAATGATGCGTCCGAAGACGCCTTCAGCAACAGACTGGGGCCCGATGTAGGGGTTCCCCTCGGCATACACGAAGCCCTCGGCCTCATTCCACTCGATCTTGGGATCGAAAGCCCCGAGTACAGCCGGTACGTCGCCTTTGGCAAACGCGTCGTACAAGCCCTTCACAACCTGAGCAGATTCGCCCATGCGCCCCCCTTTTTCGCGTGAGCCCAGGCTACTCCCAAGCCCCCTGCTCACGACTCGACGGTCTCACCGCTGGCGCTCGTAGACGTAGACGCGCCTGTCCGTCTTGCCGTCCCGGGTCAGGTCGCCCTCGTGGACACACTTGAAACCCACTCGCTCCATCGTGCGCCACATCGGCTGGTTGCCGAGGGCCGTCTCGCCGATGACCCTGGTCGCACCCCCGAAATCGCCGGGAGCCTCGGCCAGAAACTGCGACAGGATCCGCGGACCCAGGCCGCGTCCCAGGACCACCGGCGTACCGAGCAGGCCGTCGAGCGCCACCGAGTCCTGCTCCAGACCGAGCTCTGCCGGCCACCATCCGTACTGAGAGGCTGGGGTCCACTGCACGAAACCCACGGGTTCGCCTTCGAGCTCGACGACGTAGACCCGGGTGGCATCGGTGCCATCGACCCGGGGGCCGTACTTGGCCTCGATCTCGTCGGGAGCGGTGGGCGTGTGGTCAAACCACGGGGTCACATGCTCGGCCCCCAGCCAGACCGCCAGCAACGCAAAGTCCGCTCGAGCGAGCGGCCTGAACCTGATCTCCGTCACGTCGACTTGGTCAGCACACATACGTCCCCGGCGACATGGACACCAGTTGGAGTGGTGACCGGCTCCTCCACCAAATGCCACCCACATCTGCGATAGAAGGCTTCGGCCTGTCCGCCCGTCACCACCCAGAGGCGCTCCACGCCATTCGTCCCCGCCCAAGCTTCGACCGCGCCCAGCAGGAGGCGGCCGAATCCCGACCGCCTGTGCCTGCAATCGACCACGACGCCTACAACGGATGGCCGGAGCTCCGGGCGAGCCCGGAGGTCGGACTCGCTCTGAAGAGCGGCTGCCCCAACGGCCGCCCCGTGTTCATCGACGGCGACCCAGGTGATGGGCAGCTGGTCCTTCCCCGCCTCTGCACCCGTGATCTCGATCCACCCGGCCAAGCCGTTCTCCCCAGGTGGAGACGGGTCGCCCCATGCCTTCCACCTCATCTCGGCGACAGCTGCGATCAAGTGGGGGCTGTCGGCCAGCAACTGGATGGTCGCCTCGGGCCGGTGCGGCGAGGAGGTCACTTCCGGCGTCAGCCGCCCATCCACTCCCGGACCTGCTCCAGGTGTTGTTCCTGGTGGCGGACCTGGTCCAGGATCCGTGCCCACACGGGCTCGGGGCCGCTGACCGCCGGCACCTCCGAGGCGAGGCGGAAGATCCGATTGGTGCCGCCTGTCCAGTCCTGGCCGATGATCGCGTTCAGCTGCGGCGGAGGCGCGGCGGCCACCCAGTCCGCCCGCATCGACGACACCTCGCGCCAGTCCGCCACGACATCGTCCAGTGGCCGGTCCACGTTTGCGGCGTAGAACATGGCGTTCATCGCGTCTTCGGCCATGTCGTCGTTCGGCGGGAACGTGAGCCCTCCGTGTAGCTCCTCGTCGGTGGGCGTCTCGCCGGTGAACGCGCAGCGGAGCTGGACGAGCTGCCAGCGCTCCCAGCAGTTGAAGTGCGCGAGGACGTCCCGCACGCGCCAGTCCCCCGTCGCCCCGGGACGCTCGAGCCCCTGGGGGCCGAGCTCGTCGATCACGGCTTGCCACGCCCCGTGTACTTCAGAAATCGAGTTCTGCAGCCCGGCCTTGTCCATCGACCGAGCCTAATGCCCGGGGGGACCCCGCGGCATTCCCGCGTGGGGCGACCGATGTGTCAGCGCCCAAGTTGCCGGCGCATGACGACCCGGGCGCCCGACGGCCTGCGGACTACTTCGAACCCACACGACGCGAAGACGGACTCCACCCCCACCATCGACTCCCGCGTCAGCTTCGCCCCAGCCTCGAACGGAAACCCCTCGATCGCGCTCGCGCCGTGGGTACCCGCGAGCTCCACGGCCCCCTCCAGCAGCGCGCGGCTGACTCCCTTGCGCCGCATCCGGCTGTGGACGTAGAAACACGGAACCAGCCACACGTCGTCGTCCTCGGAGGGGTCCCGCCCCTTGAAGGAAGGCACCCGGACGGCACGGACGTAGCGGGACCGGGGCCCAGTCGCGCACCATCCGATCGGCTCGCCCCCCTCGTACGCGAGTAAGCCAATGGGTGTCGGACTGTCTGTCACGAGCTGCAGGAATCGCTGCCGGTTCTCGGGACGCCCGCCTGCGTGGTACTGCGTCACCGGGATGATGAACCACATGCAGTAGCACCCGGCCGTAGCGGCGCCGCTGGAGAAGACCTTCTCCGCATCCGGGACCCGAGCAGGTGCCAGCGGCTTGACCTCGATGCTCACCCTGCCTCCTTGATCACGCGGAGATGGGGATGCGCCACAGTTCCTCGAACCGTCCGTCCCGGTAGCATCGCAGCGCCACACCTCCCAGCGGCACCAGCAGGGGAAGAGCCACGTGGCGCTCCAGCCACCTGATCGTGTCCTCCACGGCCTTTCCGGGGCCTGAACGCATCGTGCAGTGGGGAGTCCATCTGCCGGGCCGGTAGTAATCGATCGGGTCGACCAGGAACCTCTCGACCGCCGCCCAAACTTGCGCGTGCCACTCGATCAAGCCCGGGGATCTCTTCGGCCCCAGATACACGACCTTCTCTTCACCCGGAAAGGCGCCCACATGACCGAACGACAAGGAGGGGGGAGCTAATGAGAGCGTGGCCTGAACCGCCGACCGGAGGCCGCCAGCGTCGTCGGGAGACGAAAGGCCGATCGCAGCAGCAAGCGAGACGTGCGGGGGGCCTGGTCCCCCCGGGGACGGGTGCCCCGCATCCCGCAGCCCCGACCAAAGCCCGACCACGGCGGCCTCGACCGAAGCCGAGAAGTCGACCTCAATGGCAACCACCGCGCTTCGGTGCATGGGCGGGGCCCATGGGTTCTCCGTACCGATCTCGGCGTGGGATTCAGTGGACGGATCGGGGTCGTCGTCCCACGGCGTCTTCACGGATCGATGTCTCTGTACGTCGTGGAGGTGGTGTTGGGCCTCATGGACCGCGCGCCTCGCGAGCATCACTACGTCCCGGTCATGGCCTTCGGTCCCCACCCCAACGCGTTGCCACTGGTCCGAAGTCAGCGAGCCAAGCAGGTTGCGCAGCGACGAAGCGGCGCTGGCAAGTCCGGCGAGGATCTGGTTTGCGGCCTCTAGGTGGTACTGCCGCTCGTCCGTGGCCCTTGACCAGCCGACGGACGTCAGCTGGGGCCGGTCCTCGTCCAGGACCCTTCGGACTCGATGCTCGAACCACGCCAGCACGTCGCGGGCATGGCCGGCGTACTCCAGCGGCGACCAGACATTCGGCTGTGGCCTCTCACGCAACTCGTGTTCCGGTACGAGGCTGATCGCTCTATCGAAGCCCGCGGTGATGGTGTCGAGTCTCGAAGCCAGGGCGTCCTCCGGGGTGGCCCAGTCAAACCCACACTCGGGACAAACCCCGATGCGTCCGGTGGTGTCATCGTTTCGGATGCTCATGCGGTCCCGGGATCACCTTTCCTGCACCAAGACGTTGAGTCTCTCTCGTCGAATACGGCGTTCTACGACGCACCACGTCTCTTGTACAGGTCGCGCAGAACGCCGACCTCAGCGGCGTGATGAACCGTCTCGACGAGCATCAGGGTGACCCAGTGCCTGCGACTGTGGCGACCGAAGTCGTTGTCGATCAGCTCATCCAGTCTCTCCTCCGTCGCAGCAGCCAAGGCTTCTGCCGCGCGACGGATGCCCATGGCCAGGTTCGTCCCCGCGGATTCTGCATCCACGATCTCGGGAGGTCGCTCCGGCCACTGCGGGCTTTCAGGGCCGAGCGAGTCAGGGATCGCGTGCAGCGCCTCCGCCAGGTGGCGCCAGCGCCAGCCGATTGTCGTGAAGGGATCGTTGGAAGGATCGTGGCCCTGAGGAACCCAGTCCATCGGCATCGCGTCCGGGACGGGC
This window encodes:
- a CDS encoding GNAT family N-acetyltransferase — its product is MTEIRFRPLARADFALLAVWLGAEHVTPWFDHTPTAPDEIEAKYGPRVDGTDATRVYVVELEGEPVGFVQWTPASQYGWWPAELGLEQDSVALDGLLGTPVVLGRGLGPRILSQFLAEAPGDFGGATRVIGETALGNQPMWRTMERVGFKCVHEGDLTRDGKTDRRVYVYERQR
- a CDS encoding GNAT family N-acetyltransferase, whose protein sequence is MDGRLTPEVTSSPHRPEATIQLLADSPHLIAAVAEMRWKAWGDPSPPGENGLAGWIEITGAEAGKDQLPITWVAVDEHGAAVGAAALQSESDLRARPELRPSVVGVVVDCRHRRSGFGRLLLGAVEAWAGTNGVERLWVVTGGQAEAFYRRCGWHLVEEPVTTPTGVHVAGDVCVLTKST
- a CDS encoding maleylpyruvate isomerase N-terminal domain-containing protein, with amino-acid sequence MDKAGLQNSISEVHGAWQAVIDELGPQGLERPGATGDWRVRDVLAHFNCWERWQLVQLRCAFTGETPTDEELHGGLTFPPNDDMAEDAMNAMFYAANVDRPLDDVVADWREVSSMRADWVAAAPPPQLNAIIGQDWTGGTNRIFRLASEVPAVSGPEPVWARILDQVRHQEQHLEQVREWMGG
- a CDS encoding GNAT family N-acetyltransferase; this encodes MSIEVKPLAPARVPDAEKVFSSGAATAGCYCMWFIIPVTQYHAGGRPENRQRFLQLVTDSPTPIGLLAYEGGEPIGWCATGPRSRYVRAVRVPSFKGRDPSEDDDVWLVPCFYVHSRMRRKGVSRALLEGAVELAGTHGASAIEGFPFEAGAKLTRESMVGVESVFASCGFEVVRRPSGARVVMRRQLGR
- a CDS encoding 2'-5' RNA ligase family protein — encoded protein: MSIRNDDTTGRIGVCPECGFDWATPEDALASRLDTITAGFDRAISLVPEHELRERPQPNVWSPLEYAGHARDVLAWFEHRVRRVLDEDRPQLTSVGWSRATDERQYHLEAANQILAGLASAASSLRNLLGSLTSDQWQRVGVGTEGHDRDVVMLARRAVHEAQHHLHDVQRHRSVKTPWDDDPDPSTESHAEIGTENPWAPPMHRSAVVAIEVDFSASVEAAVVGLWSGLRDAGHPSPGGPGPPHVSLAAAIGLSSPDDAGGLRSAVQATLSLAPPSLSFGHVGAFPGEEKVVYLGPKRSPGLIEWHAQVWAAVERFLVDPIDYYRPGRWTPHCTMRSGPGKAVEDTIRWLERHVALPLLVPLGGVALRCYRDGRFEELWRIPISA
- a CDS encoding DinB family protein, with product MSGSGDRNAPEDDSPSPDVRLANIGAEIWGYITATPRPDPGPLALLHVLAGAALFPLSRIMDGMTDEELGWAPVPDAMPMDWVPQGHDPSNDPFTTIGWRWRHLAEALHAIPDSLGPESPQWPERPPEIVDAESAGTNLAMGIRRAAEALAAATEERLDELIDNDFGRHSRRHWVTLMLVETVHHAAEVGVLRDLYKRRGAS